GCACGCCGGTGTCGGTGCGGCCCGCGACCGTGGTCGGCAGCGCTACACCGCCGAATTCCCGTAGCGCGGCTTCAAGCGTCTGCTGCACGGTGTTGCCGTGCGGCTGTGATTGCCAGCCGGAGAACGCCGTGCCGTCGTAATGGATGCCCAGTGCGATTCGCATATGAAAAAGAAAAATGGGCGCTCAACCAACGAGCGCCCCAAACTACGGTCAATCAGTCTTGTTCGGGTCAGGCCTTGCGACGCCCCGGCAGGCGCGTTGCGACACCTGGTGAACAGGGATTACTTGCCCAACTCAGCCAGACGCGAGCGCGCGACGGACTGCTGCGCGGCGTCGCCGCCAGCAATCACTTCTTCGAGCAACTCGCGCGCGCCATCGTCGTCGCCAATCGTCTGGTAAGCCGTCGCCAGTTCGAGCTTCGTGTGGAACTCGTCCGGGACACCGGGTTCGGCTGCCGGTGCTGCCGCAGGGGCCACTGCGGCAGCGCTCGGCGCGGTCTCGACCGGATGCGGGACGATCGCCTCAGGCGCATGCGCCACGGCTTCGGGTGCGCCCGCCTGGTGCTGTGGCGCTGCGGGCACTTCGGCGTAAGGCGTCTGCGGTGCCGACGCCTCCAGCGTCTCGTGTTCGACCAGCGCTTCCTCGCCAGTCACGTCCGGAAGCGTCGGGGCGCTGACGAATGCAGGTGTGGCGGGCTGTGCGTCGTCGCCCTTCAAGTCGAGGCTGAAGTCCGACAAGTCGAACGACATCGGACGCAGCGACGGGGCTTCATGCGCCGCGTCGGTATAGCTACGCGGCGCTTCCGTGGCGCTGGCGGCCTGCTGCATCGCGGCGTCGAAGTCTGCGTCGCTCAGCTCATCGTCAAGGTCGGCCATGTCCGTCATATCGCCGGAATCCGCCGTGTGACCGGCTTCCAGACGCGGGTCGCCCGAAGGCGCCATCGTGAACTGTACCGAGCCGATGCCCTTGCTCAGTGACGGCAAAGCGTCACTCGAAATCGTGCCGACATTCGCAGGCTGGCCCGGAATGCCCAAATCGAGATCGCCCAGCATGCCCGCGACACCGCCTTCGGGGGCGGCATGCGGCAGCGTCTCGGCGGCGACACCGCCGGTCACGGCAGCCGCGCCCAGTGCTTCGAGCGACGTCAGGGCATCGTCGGCGTGCGCATCGTGTGAATCCTGCGGGGCAGACGTCTGACCGGCTTCTTCAGCGAATGCCGCATCCCAATCGATCTCCGGCTCGCTGGCGGCTTCTGCCACCGGCGCCGACTCGTGGGTCGGCGCTTCATCCACCACAGGCTCGGCAGGCGCGTCGAAGGCTTCGGACGCGACTTGCTCGGCGTGTGCTGCGTCCTGCAACTCGCCGAGGCCTTCGGCATGCGCCGTTTCAGCCAGTTCGTCGGTCACCGGGGCTTGCTCGGCGTCCCACGCATCCAACTCGTTCGATGCGGCGGCCGTGGAATCCAGAGCGACTTCGTCGTGTGCGACCGCGTCCGTCTCCGGCTCGGTCCACGTTGCGTCAGCTTCCGGATGCAGATGTTCGTCGGCCTCTGCCTGATTCGCGGCGTACAACGCAGCGGCACCGGCGGCACCCGCAGCGGCGACGCCCGCAGCCGTCGCAACGCCGTGCGACGTCGGCTCAAGGGCTTCAGCCGCGTGCGGCTTGTCTTGCAAGGACGAGGGCTCGACGTTGCCGCCCTGTCCGTCACGACCGTCGTCGTACGGTCCCGGCTGGCCGACCGGCGGCTCGGCACGGCGACGGCGCATCAGCCACCACAGGCCCAGCAACACCACCAGCGCGCCAGCGCCCGGCAGCACATACGGATTCTGCGTGAGCGCGCGCCAGTTCATGGCGGCGTTCGGTGTCGGCTTCGATTCGGCCGCCGGTGCGCTGGCCGCTGCCGCAGACGCTGCAGCTGCATCGCTTGCCGAAGCAGCCACCGCCGTTGCCTCCGAGGCGTTCGCGTCAGCCGAAGCCGCCGAAGCGGCATCGTTCGCGGCAGCGCCGGACGCTGCCGCCGCCGTCGCATTGCTCGCAGCGGTATCTGCCGGTTTAGCGTCGGCATTCGCAGCCGCATTCGTCGCCGTTTGAGTGCCTGCGGCAGCAGGTGCGGTTGTCTTGCCATCGGCGGATTTCGCCGTCTTCTCTTGCGCAGACGCCCCGGAAGCGGTGGCGGCCTGCTGCTCCAGATTAGCGACGGCCTGATTCTTCATCGCCAACAGCTTCTGGAGATCTGCTACGTTCTTCTGCAACTCATTCACCCTGCCCTGAGCCTCGGCCTGCGCCTTGCCCTGGGCGATTTGCTCTTCTTCGTTGCCGCCGGCACGGCCCGCCGTGCCTCCCTTACCGGGTCGCGACAACTTCAACTCATCGCGTGTGGCGGGGGTGGCAGCTTCCGGTGCCTTGCCCGCCTCGATCGCGCCCTGTGCACTGCGGCCACCGGCCGGTGCTGCCTGCTGCGCCGTGGAATCGGCCAGCCGCGCGCGATACGCGTCAAACTGTTCCCGCGCAGCGGACACGAACTTGCGTGCCTGCGCAGGCGGAATGCTCTGCACTTGCGCATCGGCGGGACGATTCAACGTCGCCCCCTGGCGCAAACGGTTGGGATCGTTGCCGATAAACGCCGAACGATTCGATTCGAACAGCGCGGTCATCATCTGGGCCAGCGTCGTGCCCCCTTCCCCGCCCGTGTATTCGCGGGCAATCGACGACAGCGAGTCGCCGCGCGTCACCGTGCGGGCGTTCTCGCCCGAGGCCCCAACCCGGTTCTCTGCGCCGTTACCCGCAGGTGCCGCAGCGGCAGGCGCGGGCGTTGCTGAGCGAGACGTGGAAGCCGATGCGTCGGCACCGGCGGCAGAATTGGCCGCAGCGGCAGGCACGACTGCCTGCGGCTGCGCAGCGCTGGCTTCCGGAATGGCCGACAGCGTCACGGCATTCGACTGACGCCCCGTGCGCCATTCGAGCACCAGCAACAAATCGAGGAACGACGTGCTGACCGGCTCGGCCGAATCGACGTGCACGAGATACGTGCCGCTGTACCCCGCGTCGCGACCGCCCGTGGGCGTCACCGATACAGACAGCTTGTCGAGCGTGGGGTCGTAGCGCAGCCCGGCCTGCTTGAAGGCATCGCGCGGCGCGAGCTTCACCGACAAGCCATCGGCCTCGGCCTGCGAGACATTGCCCAGCACGATGACGGCGCGCAACGGCTGGCCCGGACCCGAGCGAACCTGTTGCGGACCGAACTCGGCCGCGCCGGCGTTCAGGAGCCCGAGGCTCCACAAGACAGCTGCCGCCGCACTCAAGCGAAACGAATTGCGGGACGAATTTGCGCGCTTGCCGGTCGAGTATTTCCGCACTGTGTCTTGTCTAGCCTGTCAGTCGTTTGTCATTGGCCACGCGTGCAATACGCGTGGCCTCCCAAAGCGCGGACGGCGGCCTCGCGGGCCGCCGTTCTTCACGCCTTACCGATACGCTGCAACGCTTACGCGTCGAGCAGGATCCGCAGCATGCGGCGCAGCGGTTCTGCCGCGCCCCACAACAGTTGATCACCCACCGTAAATGCCGACAGGTACTCCGGACCCATCGACATCTTGCGCAAGCGACCCACCGGGATCGTCATCGTGCCGGTCACGGCCGCAGGCGTCAAATCGGTCATCGACGCTTCGCGCGTGTTCGGCACCACCTTCACCCAGTCGTTCGCCTGGCCGATGATGTCGGTCAGTTCGTCTAACGGCACATCTTTCGTAAGCTTGATGGTCAGCGCCTGGCTGTGACACCGCATCGCACCGATGCGCACGCACAGGCCGTCGACCGGAATGGCACGCGTGCCCGGGAAGCCGTCGCCCAGACCCAGAATCTTGTTGGTCTCGGCACCGCCCTTCCACTCTTCCTTCGACTGACCGTTGCCCAGATCCTTGTCGATCCAGGGAATCAGGTTACCGCCCAACGGCACGCCGAACTGCTTCGTTTCGTCAGCCGTCAGCGCGTGTTGCTTGGCGAGGACCTTGCGGTCGATCTCGAGAATCGCCGAGTGCGGATCGTCGAGCAGCGCCTTGACTTCGGCGTTGATCGTGCCGAACTGCGTGAGCAGCTCGCGCATGTGCTGTGCACCACCACCCGATGCGGCCTGATACGTCATCGACGTCAGCCAGTCGACCAGGCCGTGCTGGAACAGACCGCCCAGGCCCATCAGCATGCAGCTGACCGTGCAGTTGCCGCCGACGAAGTTCTTCGTGCCCTTGGTGAGCGCGTTCTTGATGACGTCGAGGTTGACCGGATCGAGCACGATGATCGCGTCGTCCTTCATACGCAGCGTCGACGCTGCATCGACCCAGTAACCGTTCCAACCCGCTGCACGCAGCTTCGGGAAGATTTCTGTTGTGTAGTCACCGCCCTGGCAGGTAATGATGATGTCGCATTTTTTCAGCTCGTTGACATCATTGGCGTCTTTCAGCGAAGTTTCGTTCTTCGCCATCGACGGGGCTTTGCCGCCCGCGTTGCTGGTGCTGAAAAACACCGGCTCGATCAAGGCAAAGTCGTTCTCCTGCTGCATACGCTGCATCAGAACCGAACCGACCATGCCCCGCCAACCTACCAGACCTACGGTTTTCATTTATCCACTCTCTTATCGTTGCAATTGCGCCGAGGGGCGTCTCCCGACGCCCCGTCAACGTTATAGCGCAGCAACCACTGCTGCGCCCATTTCGCGCGTACCGACCTTGGTCGCGCCTTCCTGCCAGATGTCAGGCGTGCGCAACCCCTGCGCCAGCACCTTCTTCACGGCGTTTTCGATACGGTCGGCCTGTTCGGCACGACCCAGCGTATAACGCAGCATCATGGCCGCCGACAGGATCGTTGCCAACGGATTGGCCACGCCCTTTCCGGCGATATCGGGGGCCGAACCGTGCGACGGCTCGTACAACCCCTTGTTATTGGCGTCCAGCGAAGCCGACGGGAGCATGCCGATCGACCCCGTAAGCATCGCGGCCTCGTCCGACAGGATATCGCCGAACATGTTACCCGTCACCACCACGTCGAAGTTCTTGGGTGCCTTGACCAGTTGCATCGCGGCATTGTCGACGTACATATGCGACAGCTCGACCTCCGGATACTGCTTCGCGACCTCGATCATCGTGTCGCGCCACAGTTGCGACGTCTCCAGCACGTTGGCCTTGTCCACCGAGCAAAGACGCTTGTCGCGCTTGGCCGCAGCCTGGAAAGCCACGTGCGCGATACGCTCCACTTCGGGCACGCTATAGCGCATGGTATCAAAACCTTCGCGTGCACCTTCGAAAGCCCCATCCGGCGATTGACGGAAGCCCTTGGGCTGACCGAAGTAAATGTCGCCGTTCAGCTCGCGAATGATCAGGATGTCGAGACCTGCGACGATCTCCGGCTTCAGGCTCGACGCGTCGGCCAGTTCCTTGTACAGAATGGCCGGACGGAAGTTGGCGAACAGCTGAAGGTGCTTGCGCAGACCCAGAATCGCCTGCTCGGGACGCAGCGCGCGCTCCAGCGAGTCGTACTTCCAGTCGCCTACCGCACCGAACAGAATGGCGTCGGCTTCCTTGGCCAGCTTGAGCGTGGCGTCCGGCAGCGGATGCCCCGCAGCCTCATAGCCCGCACCACCCACCGGCGCTTCTTCCATTTCGAACTTCTCGCCAAGCGCGTTGAGCACATTGACGGCTTCCGTCACGATTTCCGGACCAATGCCGTCACCCGGCAACACAGCGATTTTCATGCAATCTCCTTGGATGTGCCTTGCCTGCGCGGGACTCAGCCCGGCAAACGCGTTGCGAGCCACGGCTGCTTGGCGAGCCGCTCGGCCTCATAGGCGCGAATCTTGTCGGCATGACGCAGCGTCAGGCCAATGTCGTCGAAACCGTTCAACAGGCAGTACTTGCGGAACGGTGCGATGTCGAACTCATAAGCGCGACCGTCTGCCGTAATGACCGCCTGCTTGTCCAGATCGATGGTCAACTGATAGCCGTTGAACGCGGCCGTCTCGTTGAACAGATGGTCGACCTGCATCTCGGACAGCGCGATCGGCAACAGCCCGTTCTTGTAGCAGTTGTTGAAGAAGATGTCGGCGAAGCTCGGCGCAATCACGGCACGGAAACCGTATTGCTGCAATGCCCACGGGGCGTGCTCACGCGAGCTGCCACAGCCGAAGTTCTTGCGTGCGAGCAACACGGTCGCGCCCTGAAAGCGCGGTTGGTTCAGCACGAAATTCGGGTTGAGCGGACGCGTACTGCAATCCTGGCCCGGCTGACCGACGTCGAGATAACGCCACTCGTCGAACAGGTTCGGGCCGAAACCCGTGCGCTTGATCGACTTCAGGAATTGCTTGGGGATGATCGCGTCGGTATCGACGTTTTCGCGATCCAGCGGTGCCACCAACCCCGTATGGACGGTAAATTTTTCCATCACGAACCACCTGATCAAAACAGTTCGGCCGCGGCCTGTCGCGTGTACAGCGGGCCGTCAAACCGGAAATTTGTAGGTGTGCGTGCGAGGCCTTTGCCCGCGCGACGCACACCGTCGCATCACTTCTTCGCGGCGTTTTCGAGCGCCGAGCCAGCGGCTTGCGTGTCCTTGCCGAGGCCCGCCATCGTGTTGCAACCCGCCACGCCCAACAGCAGCACCGCACCGATCAGCATCCACAGTTTCTTCATGGTCTTGTCTCTATCAAAGAAAATGTCCAACAACGGATAAATCGATGCTTGCCCGTCAAACGAGACGGCGCACGTCGACGAAATGGCCTTCGATCGCAGCAGCCGCCGCCATCGCCGGGCTCACCAGGTGGGTACGCCCACCCGCGCCCTGACGGCCTTCGAAGTTACGGTTCGACGTGGAAGCGCAACGCTCGCCCGATTCCAGACGGTCAGCGTTCATCGCCAGACACATCGAGCAGCCCGGCTCACGCCATTCGAAACCGGCCGCCTTGAAGACCTGATCCAGCCCTTCCTGCTCTGCCTGATGCTTGACCAGCCCCGAGCCCGGCACAACCATCGCCAGACGCACGTTCGACGCCACGCGTCGACCGAGCTTCTTCACGACGTAAGCCGCCGCACGAATGTCTTCGATGCGCGAATTGGTGCACGAGCCGATGAACACCTTGTCGACGTTGATGCTCGACATCGGGGTATCCGGCGTGAGCGCCATGTACTCGAGCGCACGCTCCATGGCGCTGCGCTTGACCGGGTCCTTTTCCTTCTCGGGATCCGGCACGCGATCTTCGATGCTCACGACCATCTCCGGCGACGTCCCCCAGCTCACCTGCGGACGCAGCGTGTTGGCGTCGATCTCGACCACGTGGTCGAACGTTGCACCGGCATCGGTATGGAAGCCGCGCCAGTAGGCTTCGGCTTGCTGGAACTCCACGCCGGTCGGCGCAAACGGACGGCCCTTCACGTAGTTGATGGTCGTATCGTCAACGCCCACCAGACCCGCGCGCGCACCGGCTTCGATCGCCATGTTGCACACCGTCATGCGGCCTTCCATCGTGAGCGAGCGAATCGCCGAGCCCGCAAACTCGATCGTGTAGCCCGTACCGCCGGCCGTACCGATCTTGCCGATGACGGCCAGCACGATGTCCTTCGCCGAGCAGCCGCGCGGCAGCGTGCCTTCGACCTTCACGAGCATGTTCTTGCTCTTCTTCATCAGCAAGGTCTGCGTCGCAAGCGTGTGCTCGACTTCCGACGTACCGATACCGAACGCCAGCGCACCGAAAGCGCCGTGCGTGGAGGTATGCGAGTCGCCGCACACCACCGTCATGCCCGGCAACGTTGCGCCCTGCTCCGGCCCGATCACGTGCACGATGCCCTGACGAACGTCGTTCATCTTGAATTGTGTAATGCCGAAGCTATCGCAGTTCGCGTCGAGCGTATCGACCTGCAAACGCGAGACCGGATCGGCAATGCCGTGCGTGCGGTCGGTGGTCGGCACATTGTGGTCCGACACCGCGAGGTTGGCGGACAAACGCCAGACCGGACGCTGCGCGAGTTTTAGACCCTCAAACGCCTGCGGACTGGTCACCTCATGCAACAGATGACGGTCGATGTAGAGCACGGTCGTGCCATCGTCCTCGGTATGCACGACGTGTGCATCCCACAACTTGTCATACAGCGTCTTGGCCATGATAAAAACGCGGGGGCGAAATATAGTTCTGAGAACGCAAATTACGGTTCTGTGAACTTTTGATTATGCCATAGCGCTTTCGCGCCGGCGGAATACGAAATCCCCGGAAAACCGGGCGGTAAACGCACGATGAACCGGGGATTTGTGCGAATCACGGCAGCTTGTGCCGTGGATTCGAATATAGCGCAACGAGGGCTCGTTGCGGGCCGCACCGCCTTGCCGTTTCGGCAAGGTTGCGGTGCCGGCACGGCAAGCGGGGGCCGTGCCGGACGCCTCGACAGGCTTAGCGCTTGTCGATCGGCGCGACTTCGCGCGGCGTGTGGCCGATGAACAGCTGACGCGGACGACCGATCTTCTGATCCGGTTCGCCGATCATTTCGTTCCACTGCGCGATCCAGCCCACGGTACGGGCCAGCGCGAAGATGCAGGTGAACATCGACGTCGGGATGCCCAGCGCGCGCTGCACGATGCCCGAGTAGAAGTCGACGTTCGGGTACAGCTTGCGCGACACGAAGTATTCGTCTTCCAGGGCGATCTTCTCGAGCTGCATGGCCAGCTTGAACAGCGGGTCGTCGTGCAGGCCGAGTTCGTTGAGCACTTCGTAGCACGTCTCGCGCATCAGCTTGGCACGCGGGTCGTAGTTCTTGTACACGCGGTGACCGAAGCCCATCAGCTTCACGCCCGAGTTCTTGTCCTTCACCTGCTTGATGAATTCGGGGATCTTGTCCGGCGAACCGATCTGCTCGAGCATGTTCAGCGCGGCTTCGTTCGCACCACCGTGCGCCGGGCCCCACAGACATGCGATACCCGCAGCGATACAGGCGAACGGGTTCGCACCCGACGAACCGGCCAGACGGACGGTCGACGTCGAAGCGTTCTGCTCGTGATCGGCGTGCAGGATCAGGATACGGTCGAGGGCGCGCACCAGCACGTCGTTGACCTTGTACTCTTCGCACGGGTTGGCGAACATCATGCGCATGAAGTTCG
This window of the Pandoraea sputorum genome carries:
- a CDS encoding entericidin A/B family lipoprotein, which gives rise to MKKLWMLIGAVLLLGVAGCNTMAGLGKDTQAAGSALENAAKK
- the gltA gene encoding citrate synthase, whose amino-acid sequence is MTPSDVKATLSFSDDSPSVELPIYQGTMGPDVIDIRKLYGQTGKFTYDPGFMSTASCNSAITYIDGDKGELLYRGYPIEQLATNCDFLETSYLLLKGELPNAEQKKEFVDTVTRHTMVHEQMNFFFRGFRRDAHPMAVLTGSVGALSAFYHDSLDINNPNHREVSAIRLIAKLPTLVAMAYKYSIGQPFVYPSNDLSYSANFMRMMFANPCEEYKVNDVLVRALDRILILHADHEQNASTSTVRLAGSSGANPFACIAAGIACLWGPAHGGANEAALNMLEQIGSPDKIPEFIKQVKDKNSGVKLMGFGHRVYKNYDPRAKLMRETCYEVLNELGLHDDPLFKLAMQLEKIALEDEYFVSRKLYPNVDFYSGIVQRALGIPTSMFTCIFALARTVGWIAQWNEMIGEPDQKIGRPRQLFIGHTPREVAPIDKR
- the leuC gene encoding 3-isopropylmalate dehydratase large subunit, with the protein product MAKTLYDKLWDAHVVHTEDDGTTVLYIDRHLLHEVTSPQAFEGLKLAQRPVWRLSANLAVSDHNVPTTDRTHGIADPVSRLQVDTLDANCDSFGITQFKMNDVRQGIVHVIGPEQGATLPGMTVVCGDSHTSTHGAFGALAFGIGTSEVEHTLATQTLLMKKSKNMLVKVEGTLPRGCSAKDIVLAVIGKIGTAGGTGYTIEFAGSAIRSLTMEGRMTVCNMAIEAGARAGLVGVDDTTINYVKGRPFAPTGVEFQQAEAYWRGFHTDAGATFDHVVEIDANTLRPQVSWGTSPEMVVSIEDRVPDPEKEKDPVKRSAMERALEYMALTPDTPMSSINVDKVFIGSCTNSRIEDIRAAAYVVKKLGRRVASNVRLAMVVPGSGLVKHQAEQEGLDQVFKAAGFEWREPGCSMCLAMNADRLESGERCASTSNRNFEGRQGAGGRTHLVSPAMAAAAAIEGHFVDVRRLV
- the leuB gene encoding 3-isopropylmalate dehydrogenase → MKIAVLPGDGIGPEIVTEAVNVLNALGEKFEMEEAPVGGAGYEAAGHPLPDATLKLAKEADAILFGAVGDWKYDSLERALRPEQAILGLRKHLQLFANFRPAILYKELADASSLKPEIVAGLDILIIRELNGDIYFGQPKGFRQSPDGAFEGAREGFDTMRYSVPEVERIAHVAFQAAAKRDKRLCSVDKANVLETSQLWRDTMIEVAKQYPEVELSHMYVDNAAMQLVKAPKNFDVVVTGNMFGDILSDEAAMLTGSIGMLPSASLDANNKGLYEPSHGSAPDIAGKGVANPLATILSAAMMLRYTLGRAEQADRIENAVKKVLAQGLRTPDIWQEGATKVGTREMGAAVVAAL
- the leuD gene encoding 3-isopropylmalate dehydratase small subunit is translated as MEKFTVHTGLVAPLDRENVDTDAIIPKQFLKSIKRTGFGPNLFDEWRYLDVGQPGQDCSTRPLNPNFVLNQPRFQGATVLLARKNFGCGSSREHAPWALQQYGFRAVIAPSFADIFFNNCYKNGLLPIALSEMQVDHLFNETAAFNGYQLTIDLDKQAVITADGRAYEFDIAPFRKYCLLNGFDDIGLTLRHADKIRAYEAERLAKQPWLATRLPG
- a CDS encoding FimV/HubP family polar landmark protein, which gives rise to MWSLGLLNAGAAEFGPQQVRSGPGQPLRAVIVLGNVSQAEADGLSVKLAPRDAFKQAGLRYDPTLDKLSVSVTPTGGRDAGYSGTYLVHVDSAEPVSTSFLDLLLVLEWRTGRQSNAVTLSAIPEASAAQPQAVVPAAAANSAAGADASASTSRSATPAPAAAAPAGNGAENRVGASGENARTVTRGDSLSSIAREYTGGEGGTTLAQMMTALFESNRSAFIGNDPNRLRQGATLNRPADAQVQSIPPAQARKFVSAAREQFDAYRARLADSTAQQAAPAGGRSAQGAIEAGKAPEAATPATRDELKLSRPGKGGTAGRAGGNEEEQIAQGKAQAEAQGRVNELQKNVADLQKLLAMKNQAVANLEQQAATASGASAQEKTAKSADGKTTAPAAAGTQTATNAAANADAKPADTAASNATAAAASGAAANDAASAASADANASEATAVAASASDAAAASAAAASAPAAESKPTPNAAMNWRALTQNPYVLPGAGALVVLLGLWWLMRRRRAEPPVGQPGPYDDGRDGQGGNVEPSSLQDKPHAAEALEPTSHGVATAAGVAAAGAAGAAALYAANQAEADEHLHPEADATWTEPETDAVAHDEVALDSTAAASNELDAWDAEQAPVTDELAETAHAEGLGELQDAAHAEQVASEAFDAPAEPVVDEAPTHESAPVAEAASEPEIDWDAAFAEEAGQTSAPQDSHDAHADDALTSLEALGAAAVTGGVAAETLPHAAPEGGVAGMLGDLDLGIPGQPANVGTISSDALPSLSKGIGSVQFTMAPSGDPRLEAGHTADSGDMTDMADLDDELSDADFDAAMQQAASATEAPRSYTDAAHEAPSLRPMSFDLSDFSLDLKGDDAQPATPAFVSAPTLPDVTGEEALVEHETLEASAPQTPYAEVPAAPQHQAGAPEAVAHAPEAIVPHPVETAPSAAAVAPAAAPAAEPGVPDEFHTKLELATAYQTIGDDDGARELLEEVIAGGDAAQQSVARSRLAELGK
- the asd gene encoding aspartate-semialdehyde dehydrogenase; translation: MKTVGLVGWRGMVGSVLMQRMQQENDFALIEPVFFSTSNAGGKAPSMAKNETSLKDANDVNELKKCDIIITCQGGDYTTEIFPKLRAAGWNGYWVDAASTLRMKDDAIIVLDPVNLDVIKNALTKGTKNFVGGNCTVSCMLMGLGGLFQHGLVDWLTSMTYQAASGGGAQHMRELLTQFGTINAEVKALLDDPHSAILEIDRKVLAKQHALTADETKQFGVPLGGNLIPWIDKDLGNGQSKEEWKGGAETNKILGLGDGFPGTRAIPVDGLCVRIGAMRCHSQALTIKLTKDVPLDELTDIIGQANDWVKVVPNTREASMTDLTPAAVTGTMTIPVGRLRKMSMGPEYLSAFTVGDQLLWGAAEPLRRMLRILLDA